A stretch of Pseudoprevotella muciniphila DNA encodes these proteins:
- the secA gene encoding preprotein translocase subunit SecA gives MGLNNILTKLFGNKSTRDMKAIQPWVEKVKSVYDEVAELDNNQLRELTKTIQQQVQSSADDIREKITALREKIEGTPIEDREVIFNQIDKLEKDVLERYEEELEAVLPHVFSIVKETAKRFTESEDIIVDATDFDRELAATHDFVDIEDDKAIYHNHWVAGGTEIVWNMVHYDVQLFGGVVLHQGKIAEMATGEGKTLVATLPVFLNALTGNGVHVVTVNDYLAKRDSEWMGPLYMFHGLSVDCIDKHQPNSEERRQAYLADITFGTNNEFGFDYLRDNMAMNPKDLVQRMHNYAIVDEVDSVLIDDARTPLIISGPVPKGDDQLYEEYQPLVERLVATQRKLATDYLAEAKKLIASEDKEDVKNGFLQLFRSHKALPKNRPLIKFLSEHGIKSGMLKTEEIYMENNNRRMPEATDPLYFVVDEKQRSVDLTDKGNAWLAEQVKDDQLFVLPDITAEMSALEANKKLSDEERLQRKDELMSEYAIKSDRVHTILQLLKAYTMFNIDEEYVVLDGQVKIVDEQTGRIMEGRRWSDGLHQAVEAKEHVKVEAATQTFATITLQNYFRMYHKLAGMTGTASTEAGEFWNIYKLDVVEIPTNLPVIRNDMNDRVYKTKRAKYKAVIAEIESLIAQGRPVLVGTTSVDVSELLSKMLSMRKIPHKVLNAKLHQQEAEVVALAGQKSSVTIATNMAGRGTDIKLSEEVRKAGGLAIIGTERHESRRVDRQLRGRSGRQGDPGSSVFFVSLEDNLMRLFASERIAKVMDKLGFKEDDVIEAKMINNSIERAQKKVEENNFGIRKRLLEYDDVMNKQRTVIYERRRHALMGERIGMDISNMIWDRVVNIIDKNDYKGQKDQFLEIFYMEIPYTEGELDAEKRDDLYEKCFQIAIDKLKERTDELARVALPVVTQVYENQGDIYEYILIPVSDGKLVYNIRTNLKEAYETECKSLVRDYEKAILLRNIDNGWQENLRLLDELRHSVQNASYEQKDPLLIFKLESVKLFDTMIDEINNETVSSLMRGRIPTQVENDIRESNEEEDRPRTQYTESHGDDSEDARRAAQRQAAGQDTRERQPVKPIVKDKMPGRNDPCPCGSGKKFKHCHGKGL, from the coding sequence ATGGGACTAAATAATATCTTAACGAAACTTTTCGGAAACAAGTCAACCCGAGATATGAAAGCCATCCAACCCTGGGTGGAGAAAGTAAAGTCGGTCTATGACGAAGTGGCAGAACTTGACAATAACCAACTTCGCGAACTCACAAAGACCATACAGCAGCAGGTGCAAAGTTCTGCCGACGACATACGCGAAAAAATCACAGCACTCAGAGAAAAAATAGAAGGTACACCCATCGAGGACAGGGAAGTCATCTTCAACCAAATCGACAAACTCGAAAAGGACGTGCTCGAGCGTTATGAAGAAGAACTTGAGGCTGTGCTACCGCATGTTTTTTCCATCGTGAAAGAAACGGCAAAACGCTTCACTGAATCGGAAGACATCATTGTGGATGCCACAGACTTTGACCGCGAACTTGCAGCCACTCACGACTTTGTTGATATCGAGGACGACAAAGCCATCTATCATAACCACTGGGTGGCAGGCGGAACGGAAATTGTCTGGAACATGGTTCACTACGATGTGCAACTCTTTGGCGGCGTGGTGCTCCACCAAGGTAAAATAGCCGAAATGGCAACAGGTGAAGGTAAGACGCTCGTTGCAACTCTGCCAGTGTTCCTCAATGCACTGACCGGCAATGGTGTACATGTGGTAACGGTGAACGACTACCTTGCCAAGCGCGACTCCGAATGGATGGGACCGCTTTATATGTTCCACGGACTCAGTGTGGACTGTATCGACAAGCACCAGCCCAATTCCGAAGAGCGCCGTCAGGCTTATCTTGCCGACATCACCTTTGGTACGAACAATGAGTTTGGTTTCGACTACCTCCGCGACAATATGGCGATGAACCCCAAAGACCTCGTGCAGCGTATGCACAACTATGCCATTGTCGATGAGGTGGACTCCGTGCTTATTGACGATGCACGTACGCCGCTCATCATCAGCGGACCGGTCCCCAAAGGCGATGACCAACTCTACGAAGAGTATCAGCCGCTTGTGGAACGCCTCGTGGCCACACAGCGTAAACTGGCTACCGACTATCTCGCGGAAGCCAAGAAACTCATTGCTTCTGAAGACAAGGAAGACGTGAAAAACGGTTTCCTTCAACTGTTCAGAAGTCATAAGGCACTCCCCAAGAACCGTCCGCTCATCAAGTTCCTTTCAGAGCATGGTATCAAGTCGGGCATGCTCAAGACAGAGGAAATCTACATGGAGAACAACAACCGCCGTATGCCTGAGGCTACCGACCCGCTGTACTTCGTCGTTGACGAGAAGCAGCGCAGTGTGGACCTTACCGACAAGGGCAACGCGTGGCTGGCAGAACAGGTAAAGGACGACCAACTCTTCGTCCTTCCCGACATCACAGCAGAGATGTCTGCCCTCGAAGCAAACAAGAAACTCTCCGATGAAGAGCGCCTGCAACGTAAGGACGAACTCATGTCTGAATATGCCATCAAGAGCGACCGCGTACACACCATCCTCCAGTTGCTCAAAGCCTACACGATGTTCAATATAGATGAGGAATACGTCGTACTGGACGGTCAGGTAAAAATCGTTGACGAACAGACCGGACGTATCATGGAGGGACGTCGTTGGAGCGATGGTCTGCACCAGGCTGTTGAGGCAAAAGAGCACGTGAAGGTAGAAGCCGCTACTCAAACCTTTGCCACAATCACGCTGCAGAACTACTTCCGTATGTACCACAAACTTGCAGGTATGACCGGTACGGCTTCTACCGAGGCAGGTGAGTTCTGGAACATATATAAACTCGATGTCGTAGAAATTCCCACCAATCTGCCTGTTATCCGCAACGACATGAACGACCGCGTCTATAAGACCAAGCGTGCCAAGTATAAGGCAGTAATCGCGGAAATAGAAAGTCTTATCGCTCAAGGTCGTCCGGTGCTTGTGGGTACGACAAGCGTTGATGTGAGCGAATTGCTCAGCAAGATGCTCAGTATGCGTAAGATACCACACAAGGTGCTCAATGCCAAACTCCACCAGCAGGAGGCAGAAGTTGTGGCACTTGCCGGTCAGAAGAGTAGTGTGACCATTGCGACCAACATGGCAGGACGTGGTACCGACATCAAACTCAGCGAAGAAGTGCGCAAGGCTGGTGGTCTTGCAATTATTGGTACTGAACGACATGAGAGCCGGCGTGTGGACCGTCAGTTGAGAGGTCGTTCAGGTCGTCAGGGCGACCCGGGCTCGTCCGTTTTCTTCGTGTCGCTCGAAGACAACCTTATGCGCCTCTTCGCCAGTGAACGCATTGCCAAGGTGATGGACAAACTTGGATTTAAGGAGGACGATGTCATCGAAGCAAAGATGATCAACAACAGCATAGAGCGTGCCCAGAAGAAGGTGGAAGAAAACAACTTCGGCATCCGTAAGCGTCTGCTCGAATACGATGACGTCATGAACAAGCAGCGAACTGTTATATATGAGCGACGCCGCCATGCTCTCATGGGAGAACGCATCGGTATGGACATCTCCAACATGATTTGGGACCGTGTGGTCAATATCATCGACAAAAACGATTACAAGGGTCAGAAGGACCAGTTCCTTGAAATTTTCTATATGGAAATACCATACACAGAGGGAGAACTTGATGCAGAAAAGCGAGATGATCTCTACGAAAAGTGTTTCCAAATAGCCATCGACAAACTCAAGGAGCGTACGGATGAACTCGCAAGGGTGGCATTGCCCGTCGTAACGCAGGTGTATGAGAATCAGGGCGATATCTACGAATACATCCTCATACCTGTGAGCGATGGCAAGTTGGTTTACAACATCAGGACTAATCTGAAGGAGGCTTATGAAACAGAGTGTAAATCGCTTGTGCGCGATTATGAGAAGGCTATACTGCTTCGCAACATTGATAATGGCTGGCAGGAGAACCTGAGATTGCTTGACGAACTCCGACACAGTGTTCAGAATGCTTCATACGAGCAGAAGGACCCGTTGCTCATCTTCAAACTCGAGAGTGTGAAACTTTTCGACACGATGATTGACGAAATCAACAACGAGACTGTTTCGTCGCTGATGCGAGGACGTATTCCGACGCAAGTGGAGAATGATATCCGCGAATCTAATGAAGAGGAAGATCGCCCCAGGACGCAATACACCGAGAGTCATGGTGATGACAGCGAAGACGCCCGCCGTGCGGCACAGCGTCAGGCTGCCGGTCAGGACACGCGCGAGCGTCAGCCCGTCAAGCCTATAGTAAAGGACAAGATGCCCGGCAGAAATGACCCATGTCCCTGCGGAAGCGGCAAAAAGTTCAAGCATTGCCACGGCAAAGGGCTTTAA
- a CDS encoding NAD(P)H-dependent glycerol-3-phosphate dehydrogenase: protein MEENVPGIDSSLAPVAVIGSGSWATAIAKMVLECVPSIYWYMRRPETIEDFKRLEHNPSYLTSLRFDTSRITFTSDLNEVANACRTLIFVTPSPYLKNHLRKLRVRISNKIIVTAIKGIVPDDNLVCSEYFRQVYNVPDDNLAVLGGPSHAEEVALGRLTYLTVGCADLERAQLLANMITSDYVKTKTSADVIGIEYASVLKNVYAIAVGICNGLKYGDNFQSVLMANAAQEMNRFLRAVYPIERNIYDSVYLGDLLVTGYSNFSRNRVFGTMIGRGYSVKSAQMEMEMIAEGYYGTKCMKYINEHYHVNMPILDTVYNILYERISPKIEIKLLTESLR, encoded by the coding sequence ATGGAAGAAAACGTGCCCGGCATAGATTCCTCATTAGCCCCCGTTGCCGTTATAGGCAGTGGAAGTTGGGCTACAGCAATAGCCAAGATGGTGCTCGAATGTGTACCATCCATATACTGGTATATGCGCCGGCCCGAGACGATAGAAGACTTCAAGCGTTTGGAGCACAACCCATCGTATCTCACTTCCTTGCGCTTCGACACAAGCAGAATTACGTTTACAAGCGACCTCAACGAGGTGGCTAATGCTTGCAGGACACTCATCTTCGTAACACCGTCGCCTTATCTGAAGAACCATCTCCGCAAACTCCGCGTACGCATCAGCAACAAGATTATCGTTACAGCCATCAAGGGTATCGTCCCCGACGATAACCTGGTATGCTCGGAATATTTCCGACAGGTATATAATGTGCCCGACGACAACCTTGCCGTACTGGGCGGTCCGAGCCATGCCGAAGAGGTGGCTCTGGGCAGGCTCACCTATCTGACTGTAGGTTGTGCCGACCTGGAACGTGCACAACTCTTGGCGAATATGATTACGTCGGACTACGTGAAAACGAAGACTTCTGCCGACGTAATAGGCATAGAATATGCCAGCGTACTGAAGAACGTGTATGCCATAGCAGTAGGCATCTGTAATGGTCTGAAATACGGCGACAATTTCCAATCTGTACTGATGGCGAATGCGGCACAGGAAATGAATCGTTTCCTGCGCGCCGTGTATCCCATTGAGCGAAACATTTACGACAGTGTCTATCTGGGCGACCTCTTGGTTACAGGTTACAGCAACTTTTCGCGCAACAGGGTGTTCGGCACGATGATTGGACGTGGCTACAGCGTAAAATCGGCGCAGATGGAGATGGAAATGATTGCCGAAGGCTATTATGGCACAAAGTGCATGAAATACATCAACGAGCACTACCACGTGAACATGCCCATTCTCGACACGGTTTACAACATACTCTACGAACGCATCTCACCCAAGATTGAGATCAAGTTGCTGACAGAATCGCTGAGGTAA
- the lysS gene encoding lysine--tRNA ligase produces the protein MNILDLNEQEINRRQSLEQLREMGITPYPAAEYPINAYTADILEEFDDNAETKREVCIAGRLMSRRIMGKASFGELLDAKGRIQIYITRDDICPGENKDMYNVVFKKLLDLGDYIGVKGCVFRTQTGEVSVHVQELTLLAKSIKPLPVVKEKDGQTYDSFDDPELRYRQRYVDLIVNPQVKDTFKKRSQVFKSMREYFDAHGYMEVETPILQSIPGGASARPFITHHNSLGVDLYLRIATELYLKRLIVGGFDGVYEIGKNFRNEGMDRTHNPEFTCMELYVAYKDYKWMMCFTEQLLEKICLDVNGTTEVKVGDNVISFKAPFRRLPMLDAIKEKTGYDLNGKSEEEIREICKTLGMEQIDETFGKGKMIDEIFGDFCEGSFIQPTFITDYPIEMSPLTKKHRDNPNLTERFELMVNGKELANAYSELNDPIDQEERFQDQLRLSEKGDDEAMFIDQDFLRAMQYGMPPMSGIGIGMDRLVMLMTGQFFIQEVLFFPQMRPEKQAPRDAAEKYVAIGVPEEIVPVLQKVGYYLVSDMKEGNAQKIQQQIGEIIKKYKLDVVKPSVADISEWLTKID, from the coding sequence ATGAACATACTCGATTTAAACGAACAAGAGATAAACCGGCGCCAGTCGCTGGAGCAGTTGCGGGAGATGGGCATAACGCCCTACCCTGCTGCGGAATACCCCATTAATGCTTATACGGCAGACATACTTGAGGAGTTTGACGACAACGCGGAGACAAAGCGTGAGGTTTGCATCGCGGGCCGCCTGATGAGCCGCCGCATCATGGGAAAGGCATCATTCGGCGAACTGCTCGATGCGAAAGGACGCATACAGATTTACATCACTCGCGATGACATCTGCCCGGGCGAGAACAAGGACATGTATAACGTGGTTTTCAAGAAACTGCTCGATCTCGGCGACTATATCGGCGTAAAGGGCTGCGTATTCCGCACGCAGACAGGCGAAGTGAGTGTACACGTACAGGAACTGACGTTGCTTGCCAAGAGCATCAAGCCGCTACCAGTTGTAAAGGAGAAGGACGGACAGACATACGACTCATTCGACGACCCCGAACTGCGTTATCGCCAACGCTATGTGGACCTCATTGTCAATCCGCAGGTGAAAGATACATTCAAGAAGCGCTCGCAGGTATTCAAGTCGATGCGCGAATATTTCGATGCACATGGCTACATGGAAGTGGAAACTCCTATTCTTCAGTCCATCCCCGGTGGTGCGAGTGCGCGCCCGTTCATCACCCACCACAACAGCCTTGGTGTGGATCTCTACCTGCGTATCGCCACCGAACTCTATCTGAAGCGCCTGATTGTAGGCGGTTTCGACGGTGTGTATGAAATTGGAAAGAACTTCCGCAACGAAGGCATGGACCGTACACACAACCCCGAGTTCACATGCATGGAACTTTACGTGGCGTATAAGGACTATAAGTGGATGATGTGCTTCACAGAGCAGTTGCTTGAGAAGATTTGCCTCGACGTGAACGGTACGACAGAGGTAAAGGTGGGCGATAACGTGATTTCGTTCAAGGCACCCTTCCGCCGCCTGCCGATGCTTGATGCCATCAAGGAAAAGACGGGCTACGACCTGAACGGCAAGAGCGAAGAAGAGATTCGCGAGATATGTAAGACGCTGGGCATGGAGCAGATAGACGAGACTTTCGGCAAGGGCAAGATGATTGACGAGATTTTCGGCGACTTCTGCGAAGGCAGTTTCATCCAGCCTACATTCATCACAGACTACCCCATCGAGATGTCGCCGCTTACAAAGAAGCACCGCGACAACCCGAACCTTACGGAGCGCTTCGAGTTGATGGTAAACGGCAAGGAGTTGGCAAATGCTTACAGCGAGTTGAACGACCCGATAGATCAGGAAGAGCGTTTCCAGGACCAGTTACGCCTGAGCGAGAAGGGCGACGATGAGGCAATGTTCATCGACCAGGATTTCCTCCGTGCCATGCAGTACGGCATGCCGCCCATGTCGGGTATAGGCATAGGCATGGACCGGTTGGTGATGCTGATGACAGGACAATTCTTCATACAGGAAGTGCTGTTCTTCCCGCAGATGCGCCCCGAAAAGCAGGCTCCGCGCGATGCTGCAGAGAAATACGTGGCGATTGGTGTGCCGGAAGAGATTGTGCCCGTTCTTCAGAAAGTGGGCTACTACCTGGTCAGCGACATGAAAGAAGGTAATGCGCAGAAGATTCAGCAGCAGATAGGCGAAATCATCAAGAAATACAAATTGGACGTAGTGAAGCCCAGTGTGGCTGACATCAGCGAGTGGTTGACGAAGATTGATTAA
- a CDS encoding DUF6965 family protein: protein MAYNNKETYTREQIEEIKAWYDAHQAELPKEIELCQGEVCKDLPKMVGAVLATAEEQFNNPTFKRLLQYLFDVRQKIEGQA from the coding sequence ATGGCATACAACAACAAAGAGACATACACCAGAGAACAAATAGAAGAAATCAAGGCATGGTATGATGCCCATCAGGCGGAACTGCCCAAAGAGATAGAACTCTGCCAAGGCGAGGTCTGCAAAGACCTTCCGAAAATGGTCGGTGCCGTCCTGGCAACAGCCGAAGAACAATTCAATAACCCCACCTTCAAGCGCCTGCTGCAATACCTCTTTGATGTCAGACAGAAAATAGAGGGGCAAGCATAG
- a CDS encoding winged helix-turn-helix domain-containing protein yields the protein MYQEKTGVNAGNVWNALNENGAMTGKDLKKAAKLKNDKELYLALGWLLREDKVEIAEEAKEIKVTLK from the coding sequence ATGTATCAAGAAAAAACAGGCGTTAACGCCGGAAATGTTTGGAATGCACTCAACGAAAATGGTGCAATGACAGGTAAGGACCTCAAGAAGGCTGCTAAACTCAAGAACGACAAGGAACTTTACCTCGCTCTTGGTTGGTTGCTCCGTGAGGACAAAGTAGAAATTGCAGAAGAAGCAAAGGAAATCAAGGTTACTCTCAAGTAA
- a CDS encoding bifunctional dihydroorotate dehydrogenase B NAD binding subunit/NADPH-dependent glutamate synthase, producing MNKIVSKELYSEKVFKLVVEAPLIARSRKAGNFVIVRIGEKGERIPLTIAEADVEKGTITLVVQAVGLSSTKLIKMKEGEYLTDVVGPLGKPTEIENYGTVLCAGGGVGVAPMLPIVQALKAAGNKVIAVLAGRNKDLIIMEDEMRAAADEVIIMTDDGSYGKKGLVTQGMEEVINREKVDKCFAIGPAIMMKFCCILTKKYGIPTDVSLNTIMVDGTGMCGACRISIGGKTKFVCVDGPEFDGHEVDFDEMLKRLGGFKPQEMEAYEAHASKLDQCDCWKKSEEDAEEVKVQSAPQEIGAETEEDKSRNAEWRVELRKAITPKERMAKQRCEMEELDADYRATSLHEEVNRGLSAQVAVAEAQRCLDCNNPGCVKGCPVSIDIPRFIKHIEKGEFVEAAHAIKESSSLPAVCGRVCPQEKQCESQCIHLKTKGNPVAIGYLERFAADYEREHNAVAPIVPNEKKGKKVAVVGSGPAGLTCAGDLVRRGYDVTVFEALHALGGVLKYGIPEYRLPNEIVDFEINNLKNSGVKFVKDCIVGKTITTKQLEEEGYSAIFVASGAGLPNFMGIPGENLINIMSSNEYLTRVNLMDASNPDSDTPIVFGKHVAVIGGGNTAMDSVRTAKRLGAETATIIYRRSEEEMPARIEEVRHAKEEGVIFHTLCNPIEYLADEQGRVQKMVLQKMQLGEPDASGRRRPEPIPGATETVDVDLVVVSIGVSPNPIIPNSVEGLDLGRKGTIAVNENMQSNIPTLFAGGDIVRGGATVILAMGDGKKAAESIDQMLSE from the coding sequence ATGAATAAGATTGTTTCGAAAGAGCTATACTCTGAAAAAGTTTTCAAACTTGTTGTTGAAGCACCACTCATTGCGCGCTCCAGAAAGGCAGGAAACTTCGTTATCGTGAGAATTGGCGAAAAAGGCGAACGCATACCATTGACAATAGCCGAAGCCGATGTGGAAAAAGGTACAATCACCCTTGTAGTTCAGGCTGTGGGACTTTCTTCAACCAAACTGATCAAGATGAAAGAGGGCGAATACCTCACCGATGTAGTAGGTCCACTTGGAAAGCCTACAGAAATTGAAAACTATGGTACTGTGCTTTGTGCGGGCGGCGGTGTAGGTGTTGCACCAATGTTACCCATCGTGCAAGCGTTGAAAGCGGCTGGCAATAAAGTAATTGCAGTCCTTGCCGGACGAAACAAGGACCTTATTATCATGGAAGATGAAATGCGTGCTGCAGCGGATGAAGTTATCATCATGACGGATGATGGCAGTTATGGAAAGAAGGGACTCGTTACGCAGGGTATGGAGGAAGTTATCAATCGCGAGAAGGTTGACAAGTGTTTCGCCATTGGTCCTGCCATTATGATGAAATTCTGTTGTATCCTGACCAAGAAATATGGCATTCCTACGGATGTTTCGCTCAACACCATCATGGTGGACGGAACAGGTATGTGCGGTGCTTGCCGTATCTCCATTGGTGGAAAGACAAAGTTTGTCTGCGTTGATGGTCCGGAGTTTGATGGACATGAGGTTGATTTCGACGAAATGCTGAAGCGTCTTGGTGGTTTCAAACCACAGGAGATGGAAGCATACGAAGCACATGCGTCTAAACTTGACCAATGCGATTGCTGGAAAAAATCGGAAGAAGACGCAGAAGAAGTAAAAGTACAGTCTGCACCCCAGGAAATCGGTGCTGAAACTGAAGAGGATAAGAGTCGCAATGCAGAGTGGCGCGTAGAACTGCGTAAGGCAATCACTCCCAAAGAGCGCATGGCAAAACAGCGCTGTGAGATGGAAGAACTCGATGCAGATTATCGTGCCACGAGCCTACACGAAGAGGTGAATCGCGGGCTATCAGCCCAAGTGGCTGTGGCGGAAGCACAACGCTGTCTTGACTGCAACAATCCCGGTTGCGTAAAAGGTTGCCCCGTGAGCATCGACATACCGCGTTTCATCAAACATATCGAGAAAGGCGAATTTGTTGAGGCTGCACATGCCATAAAGGAGAGTAGTTCGCTGCCCGCTGTCTGCGGACGTGTCTGCCCGCAGGAAAAACAGTGCGAGAGCCAATGTATTCATCTAAAGACGAAAGGTAACCCTGTGGCAATAGGTTATCTTGAACGCTTTGCTGCAGACTATGAACGCGAGCATAATGCCGTGGCACCAATCGTGCCAAATGAAAAGAAGGGAAAGAAGGTGGCTGTCGTAGGCTCCGGGCCTGCAGGGCTTACTTGCGCAGGCGACCTTGTTCGTCGCGGTTACGATGTAACAGTATTCGAAGCGCTACATGCGCTTGGAGGTGTGCTTAAGTATGGTATTCCGGAGTATCGTCTGCCAAACGAAATTGTTGATTTTGAAATAAACAACCTCAAGAACAGCGGAGTGAAATTCGTGAAGGACTGCATCGTAGGTAAGACCATCACCACCAAACAACTCGAAGAGGAAGGCTATAGCGCCATTTTCGTGGCAAGTGGTGCCGGACTACCCAACTTTATGGGTATCCCAGGCGAAAACCTTATCAACATCATGTCGTCTAACGAATACCTCACTCGCGTGAACCTTATGGATGCCTCAAATCCGGACAGTGACACACCCATCGTGTTCGGCAAGCATGTGGCAGTAATCGGTGGCGGTAACACTGCAATGGATTCTGTGCGTACAGCCAAGCGTCTCGGAGCAGAAACAGCAACCATTATCTATCGCCGAAGTGAAGAAGAAATGCCTGCACGTATCGAAGAGGTGCGTCATGCCAAAGAAGAAGGCGTCATTTTCCATACCCTCTGCAATCCTATCGAATACCTTGCCGATGAACAAGGTAGAGTACAGAAAATGGTACTCCAGAAAATGCAACTCGGAGAGCCCGACGCCAGTGGACGCCGCCGTCCGGAGCCAATTCCAGGTGCGACAGAGACAGTGGATGTAGACCTTGTCGTAGTAAGCATCGGTGTCTCGCCGAACCCTATCATTCCGAATAGCGTGGAAGGTCTTGATCTCGGACGTAAAGGTACTATCGCAGTAAACGAGAACATGCAGTCAAATATCCCAACCCTTTTCGCAGGTGGCGACATCGTACGTGGTGGTGCAACAGTCATCCTCGCCATGGGTGATGGCAAAAAAGCTGCTGAAAGTATAGACCAGATGTTATCGGAATAA